A single window of Deinococcota bacterium DNA harbors:
- a CDS encoding undecaprenyl-diphosphate phosphatase, with product MTALEALILGLVQGITEFLPISSSGHLVIVQRLMGVHEGAFTFDAVIHLGSLLAVMIALRAELWLMAKSPFGGRTAEARAGRRLMLLVILGTLPLVVVGLTLRDLVDRAFGSVYISAFMLYFTGALLWFAEKNPRSGQVETASKLRTLSVTWRHSLVMGLFQALAVLPGLSRSGVTIAAGMMGGLGREAAARFSFLLSIPAIMGAALLEMRTVLREDLSASLSTEVLVIGTVAAGISSYLAIAILLKFLKQGSLIGFAYYTWILATVVLAISYFSRV from the coding sequence GTGACAGCACTCGAAGCACTCATCTTGGGCCTCGTTCAGGGAATCACCGAGTTCTTGCCGATCTCGAGCTCGGGCCACCTGGTCATCGTGCAGAGGTTGATGGGCGTCCACGAGGGCGCCTTTACCTTCGACGCGGTGATTCACCTCGGCTCGCTGCTGGCGGTGATGATCGCGCTGAGGGCGGAACTCTGGCTCATGGCAAAGAGTCCTTTCGGCGGCCGGACCGCCGAGGCCAGAGCGGGGCGGCGGCTTATGCTCCTGGTCATTTTAGGTACGCTGCCGCTGGTGGTCGTCGGCCTCACCCTGCGCGACCTGGTAGACCGGGCCTTTGGCTCGGTCTACATCTCGGCCTTTATGCTCTACTTTACGGGCGCCCTCTTGTGGTTTGCCGAAAAGAACCCGCGTTCGGGTCAGGTGGAGACGGCGTCAAAGCTGCGCACCCTGAGCGTCACCTGGCGCCACAGCCTGGTTATGGGCCTGTTTCAGGCGCTGGCCGTCCTGCCGGGACTGTCTCGCTCCGGCGTCACCATCGCCGCCGGCATGATGGGCGGCTTGGGTCGGGAGGCGGCGGCCCGCTTTTCCTTCCTGCTCTCAATTCCCGCCATCATGGGCGCGGCGCTGCTCGAGATGCGCACGGTCTTGCGCGAGGACCTTTCCGCCAGCCTCAGCACCGAGGTGCTGGTCATCGGCACGGTGGCGGCGGGGATCTCGAGCTACCTGGCGATCGCTATCCTGCTCAAGTTCTTGAAGCAGGGCAGCCTGATCGGCTTCGCCTACTACACCTGGATCTTGGCGACCGTCGTCTTGGCCATCAGCTATTTTAGCCGGGTCTAA
- the mgtE gene encoding magnesium transporter: MLHTHTRLANEVLPEEIARLIEEKRWAELSSRRVAWPDSEMVAPELVDFLLELDKEDRVLLFRALPRRLATEVFAYLEPEPRDALLRELTDGETRQLLANLNPDDRTGVLEELPGRVTQRLLNLLSPEDLEEARQLLGYPEESVGRLMTPDYVAVKPEWSVDRALEHIRRLGRRSETINMIYVHDDDWKLLDALPLQSFILAKPDKTVSDIMDYSFASLRASDDREEAVRMMQRYDRVALPVVDSQGILLGIVTVDDVFDVAEEEVTEDFHKSAAVTPLNRGYWQASLWNLYSSRIGWLATLVMVSLVSSGVIGIYEEVLESVVALAFFMPLVIGTGGNAGTQAATMMIRALSTGDVEIRQWFRAFLREIAIGFTLGVSLGALGMVLGIFRGGYEVGLIVLLTMMVMLVITNLLGMSLPFILTKLGLDPASASGPLVASIADAIGLLVYFAIASRVLGF, translated from the coding sequence ATGCTCCATACCCATACCAGACTGGCCAACGAAGTCCTGCCCGAAGAGATCGCCCGGCTGATCGAAGAAAAGCGCTGGGCCGAGCTGTCGAGCCGGCGGGTCGCCTGGCCCGACTCTGAGATGGTCGCGCCCGAGCTGGTGGACTTTCTTTTGGAACTCGACAAGGAAGATCGCGTCCTGCTCTTTCGCGCTCTGCCTCGCCGCCTGGCCACGGAGGTGTTTGCCTACCTCGAGCCCGAGCCCCGCGACGCGCTTCTGCGCGAGCTCACCGACGGCGAGACCCGGCAACTGCTGGCCAACCTGAATCCGGACGACCGCACGGGCGTCTTAGAGGAGCTGCCAGGCCGGGTCACCCAGCGGCTTTTAAACCTGCTCTCCCCCGAGGACCTGGAGGAGGCGCGGCAGCTCCTGGGCTATCCTGAGGAGAGCGTGGGCAGGCTGATGACGCCCGACTACGTGGCGGTCAAGCCGGAGTGGAGCGTCGACCGGGCTCTGGAGCACATCCGCAGGCTGGGCCGGCGCAGCGAGACCATCAACATGATCTACGTCCACGACGACGACTGGAAGCTCCTGGACGCCTTGCCGCTGCAGAGCTTCATCCTCGCCAAACCGGACAAGACCGTCAGCGACATCATGGACTACTCCTTTGCGAGCCTCAGAGCCAGCGACGACCGCGAGGAGGCGGTGCGAATGATGCAGCGCTACGACCGGGTGGCCCTGCCGGTGGTGGACTCGCAGGGCATTCTCCTCGGCATCGTCACCGTGGACGACGTTTTCGACGTGGCCGAAGAGGAAGTCACCGAGGACTTCCACAAATCGGCCGCCGTGACGCCCCTCAACCGGGGCTACTGGCAGGCCAGCCTCTGGAACCTCTACAGTTCGCGCATCGGCTGGCTGGCCACGCTGGTCATGGTCAGCCTGGTCTCGTCGGGCGTCATCGGCATTTACGAGGAGGTGCTCGAGAGCGTGGTGGCCTTGGCCTTTTTCATGCCGCTGGTGATCGGCACCGGCGGCAACGCCGGCACCCAGGCGGCCACCATGATGATCCGCGCCCTCAGCACCGGCGATGTGGAGATTCGCCAGTGGTTTCGCGCCTTCTTGAGAGAGATTGCCATCGGCTTTACGCTGGGGGTGTCGCTGGGTGCGCTCGGCATGGTGCTTGGAATCTTTCGGGGCGGTTACGAGGTCGGCCTCATCGTGCTGCTGACCATGATGGTCATGCTGGTCATCACCAACCTGCTGGGCATGTCGCTCCCCTTTATCCTGACCAAGCTGGGGCTCGACCCGGCCAGCGCCAGCGGGCCACTCGTCGCCTCGATTGCCGACGCCATCGGCCTCCTAGTCTACTTCGCCATCGCCAGCCGGGTGCTCGGCTTTTAG
- the dnaK gene encoding molecular chaperone DnaK, whose protein sequence is MPKAVGIDLGTTNSVIAVMEGKEPEVLVNSEGNRTTPSVVAFKEGNRMVGQVAKRQAVLNAKGTLFEIKRYMGRTWDEVKEEAERSPYEVVRGDDGGVRFVVGDKQYTPEEISAMILQKLVEDAGKTLGGKVTRAVVTVPAYFNNAQREATKNAGKIAGLDVLRIVNEPTAAALAYGLDKKGNETVLVFDLGGGTFDVSVLEVGDGVFEVRSTSGDTHLGGSDMDYAIVNWLADEFKKEYGVDLRKDKQALQRLIESAEKAKIELSSTPETTISAPFIAMDPDSRAPLHLERRLSRTKFEELIAPLLARVRGPVETALKDAKLSKTDINEVILVGGSTRVPAVQRIVKEMLGKEPNQSVNPDEVVALGAAIQAGVLTGEVEDIVLLDVTPLSLGVETKGSVFTKLIERNTTVPVRKAETFTTAEHNQPGVEVHVLQGERAMADDNKSLGRFKLEGIPPMPAGLPQIEITYDIDANGILNVTAREKSTGKEASITIQNTTTLSEDEVDRMVKEAAAHADEDRQARDYAEVRNNLDGMRLQARKLVDEATEASEDDKQPVIKVIDEAESAINANAPKERLDELSRELSERISAFQQATAQQRGASEGGDQSDDQSGGQPGGEAGKQDDDVIDADFKPAS, encoded by the coding sequence ATGCCAAAAGCTGTAGGAATCGACTTAGGCACCACCAACAGCGTGATCGCGGTGATGGAGGGCAAGGAGCCCGAGGTTCTCGTGAACAGCGAGGGCAACCGCACCACCCCGTCGGTCGTCGCCTTCAAGGAGGGCAACCGCATGGTCGGCCAGGTCGCCAAGCGCCAGGCCGTCTTGAACGCCAAGGGCACCCTCTTCGAGATCAAGCGCTACATGGGCCGCACCTGGGACGAGGTCAAGGAAGAGGCCGAGCGCTCGCCCTACGAGGTCGTCCGCGGTGACGACGGCGGTGTCCGCTTCGTGGTGGGCGACAAGCAGTACACCCCCGAGGAGATCTCGGCGATGATCCTGCAAAAGCTCGTCGAGGACGCCGGCAAGACCCTGGGCGGCAAGGTCACCAGGGCCGTCGTCACCGTGCCCGCCTACTTCAACAACGCCCAGCGCGAGGCCACCAAGAACGCCGGCAAAATAGCCGGCTTGGATGTCCTCCGCATCGTCAACGAGCCGACCGCGGCGGCGCTCGCCTACGGCCTCGACAAGAAGGGCAACGAGACGGTCTTGGTCTTCGACCTGGGCGGCGGCACCTTCGACGTGTCGGTGCTCGAGGTCGGCGACGGCGTCTTCGAGGTGCGCTCGACCTCGGGCGACACCCACCTGGGCGGCTCGGACATGGACTATGCCATCGTCAACTGGCTCGCCGACGAGTTCAAGAAGGAGTACGGCGTTGACCTGCGCAAGGACAAGCAGGCGCTGCAGCGCCTCATCGAGTCGGCGGAAAAGGCCAAGATCGAGCTCTCGAGCACGCCCGAGACCACCATCAGCGCGCCCTTTATCGCCATGGACCCCGATTCGCGCGCGCCCTTGCACCTAGAGCGCAGGCTCTCGCGCACCAAGTTCGAAGAGCTCATCGCGCCGCTCTTGGCCCGCGTCCGTGGCCCCGTCGAGACGGCCCTCAAGGACGCCAAGCTCTCGAAAACCGACATCAATGAGGTGATCTTGGTCGGCGGCTCGACCCGCGTGCCGGCGGTGCAGCGCATCGTCAAGGAGATGCTCGGCAAGGAGCCCAACCAGTCGGTCAACCCCGACGAGGTGGTGGCCTTGGGCGCCGCCATCCAGGCCGGCGTCTTGACCGGTGAGGTCGAGGACATCGTGCTCTTGGACGTTACCCCGCTCTCCTTGGGCGTCGAGACCAAGGGCAGCGTCTTCACCAAGCTGATCGAGCGCAACACCACCGTGCCGGTGCGCAAGGCCGAGACCTTTACCACCGCCGAGCACAACCAGCCCGGCGTCGAGGTCCACGTCCTCCAGGGCGAGCGGGCCATGGCCGACGACAACAAGTCCTTGGGACGCTTCAAGCTCGAGGGCATCCCGCCCATGCCCGCCGGCCTGCCGCAGATAGAGATCACCTACGACATCGACGCCAACGGCATCTTGAACGTGACCGCGCGCGAAAAGTCGACCGGCAAGGAAGCCTCCATAACCATCCAGAACACCACCACCCTCTCCGAGGACGAAGTCGACCGCATGGTCAAGGAGGCCGCCGCGCACGCCGATGAGGACCGCCAGGCGCGCGACTATGCGGAAGTAAGGAACAACTTGGACGGCATGAGGCTCCAGGCCAGGAAGCTCGTCGACGAGGCTACGGAAGCCTCGGAAGACGACAAGCAGCCGGTCATCAAGGTGATCGACGAGGCCGAGAGCGCCATCAACGCCAACGCCCCCAAGGAGCGCCTCGACGAGCTCAGCCGCGAGCTCTCCGAGAGGATAAGCGCCTTTCAGCAGGCCACCGCGCAGCAGCGGGGCGCCAGCGAGGGTGGCGATCAGAGCGACGATCAGAGCGGCGGCCAGCCCGGCGGCGAAGCCGGCAAGCAGGACGACGACGTGATCGACGCCGACTTCAAGCCTGCCAGCTAA
- a CDS encoding YciI family protein → MTFLVIARDGEGTEAKARRQAVRERHLDEIKPAVADGTVQLGGALLGDDGEPIGSALIVAAESREALETFLKNDVYSQAGVWLSFDIFPFKRAV, encoded by the coding sequence GTGACCTTTCTGGTGATCGCTCGAGACGGCGAAGGCACCGAGGCCAAGGCGCGGCGGCAGGCCGTGCGCGAGAGGCACCTTGACGAGATCAAGCCGGCGGTGGCGGACGGTACGGTGCAGTTGGGCGGCGCGCTCTTAGGCGACGACGGCGAACCGATCGGCTCGGCGCTCATCGTCGCGGCGGAGTCGAGGGAGGCGCTCGAGACCTTTCTCAAAAACGACGTCTACAGCCAGGCCGGGGTGTGGCTGAGCTTCGATATCTTTCCCTTCAAACGGGCTGTGTAG
- a CDS encoding VTT domain-containing protein, whose amino-acid sequence MKLAVLGLWLAALLVFWWFLWRHDLGPLRLLQAGLEVMTGSLAGALSLLGLYLLRPLLLFPATPLIVLAGFAFGPVGGVLYALLAGTLSALVAYLFGRYAVSGSALRGLDRGFVRRLRRHPFETVLTGRLIFLPGDLINYSCGVLGIRLPPFVLATLLGGVPGTLAAGLFGASLEGELGSWPTLNVQTLLLSAGVLMGSLLLSRALQSRRAQPA is encoded by the coding sequence GTGAAGCTGGCGGTGCTGGGCCTGTGGTTGGCGGCGCTGCTGGTCTTCTGGTGGTTTTTGTGGCGCCATGACCTGGGGCCTCTGCGCCTCTTGCAGGCAGGGCTCGAGGTGATGACGGGCTCGCTGGCGGGCGCCCTCAGCCTGCTCGGCCTCTACCTCTTGCGCCCGCTCCTGCTCTTTCCCGCCACGCCGCTCATCGTGCTGGCCGGTTTCGCTTTCGGGCCCGTCGGCGGCGTTCTCTACGCGCTCTTAGCCGGGACGCTGTCGGCGCTGGTCGCCTACCTCTTCGGCCGCTACGCGGTGAGCGGCAGCGCCCTGCGAGGGCTCGACCGGGGCTTCGTGCGGCGGCTCAGGCGCCACCCCTTCGAGACCGTCCTGACCGGCCGCCTGATCTTCTTGCCGGGCGACCTTATTAATTACAGCTGCGGCGTCCTCGGTATCCGCCTGCCGCCCTTCGTGCTGGCCACCTTGCTCGGCGGCGTGCCGGGCACGCTGGCCGCGGGGCTCTTCGGCGCCTCCTTGGAGGGCGAGTTGGGCAGTTGGCCCACCTTGAACGTTCAGACGCTGCTGCTCTCGGCGGGCGTCTTGATGGGCAGCCTGCTTCTCTCGCGCGCCCTGCAAAGCCGCCGCGCCCAGCCCGCCTAG